The genomic stretch AGAGTCCGGAAGGATGGGGTTTCGTGATTTTACTAGTTTTAACAAGACTCTTTTGGCAAAACAAAGTTGGAGGCTTTGGCACCAACCAGACAGTCTAATTGCTCGAATTATGAAGGCGAAATATTACTTAGAGTGCTCTATATTAGAGGCAAGTGTGGGTAGGTGACCCTCTTTTGCATAGAGGAGTATTCATGGCTCGTGTGATCTTTTTCAAGTAGGATTGATATGGAGGGTGGGTAATGGTTGCAAAGTTCGGATTTGGAAAGATAGGTGGTTCCCGATCCCATCtactttcaaaattatttcccCACCAACCCTACTAGACCGAGAGGCAACGATTAGCTCCCTTGTTGATGTACACTTGAAGTGGTGAAATATCACTCTTTTGGCCTCTTTATTTACGAAAGAGGAGGTTCAAAATATTAAGGAAATTCCTTTAAGTTGCACCAATCAAGAGGACTCTCTTATTTGGAGGGGCACTAAGAATGGGGTTTTTTCGGTGAATAGTGCATATCATATGCAAAAGGAGTTGGTAAATCAAAGGAAGGCAGCTAGTTCATCAACAACGGGGAGTAGTGCTTTTTGGAGACGATTATGGGCTTTACCGGTGCCTAACGtggagaaaaaatttatatggcAGGCCTGCCAAAATATTCTCCCGACCCAGGAAAATTTATACAAACGAAAGGTTATTTTGGATCCCCTTTGCCCGGTTTGTGGTTTGGAGGTGGAGACAGGTTTCCATATTTTGTGGTAGTGCCCATTGGCTATGGATGCGTGGGCTATGGGTCATGCAAAATTCCAAAAGTGCTCATTCTCTGGACAGGATTTTCGGCAGCTGCTGGGGTATTTGTTTGACAGGTGTGGCCAGaaggaaataaaacaattttctgGTATGTCTCGGCGTCTTTGGCTGGGAATAAACGATTTGATTCACGGAGGCACCTTAACAGACCCGAAGGTGATAATTGCTCAGACAAAACAGGCCATTGTGGATTTCACCTTGGTTCATGGGCATGATAATGCAACTATGATTACACGTGTAGAACAGACCACGGCCAGCTGGCAAGCTCCGGTGATGGGGTGGGCAAAAGCAAATTGTGATGCGGCTTTGGCGAGACAACATGGTCGTATGGGGCTTGGGGTGGTTATACGAGACTCTCGGGAGAATATGCAGGCAGCAGGATGCGTGGTTCAGAATGGTTGCTTGGCTCCAGCAGCAGCGGAGGCTATGGTGATTCTCTTGGCCATACGATTATGTCATGAATTAAGCCTTTCCCGGGTGCACTTTGAAGGGGATGCAAAATCTATGATAGATTCCGTAAACTCGGTGGAGACAGACAACAGCTGGATGGGGCATATTATTGAGGATATCAAATTAGAACTTCGAGCTTTTCAACAATGGCAACCTACGTTTATTAGGAGGAAAGGAAATCAAGTAGTTCACTTACTTGCAAAACATGTGTTGGAATATGACCAGGAACTTTGTTGGAGAGATATACCCTGATTGTATTCATGATGATTTGTTACTTGAGCAATTTGCTCTAGTTTCTTGAATTATAATGAGAAGTCAGTTTTtatcaacataaaaaaaaaatattaacacacgtatttaattaatactagttttttctttcatttatgtACATTGACATCAAATAGCGCCTGTCATGGTTGAAATTATATTGGTAAGATTCAGGAAtcaggattttttttataaggggTCAAAGTATGAATAATGATTAAACTTAATTTTGATAAGggccaaatttaattttaagtttaaaaatatgtatatatctaATTGAATAAAGAGATTTTAGgaggaaaattaaaaatcaaggaCGATCATAGCCTCCCGGCCAACACTTGACTCGATCACATGCAAaccaaatgaattaattaatcacGCAAATTGGCAATTAATTACATGTAAGcaattttgcttttttatttttgaagaaaagcttTAAGACTTTCATAAATATCTCAAGATGAAACAATTTGTGATAATTTTCCATCCAAGTTTGCTTTAATAATGTGGTACAAGGAGTAAATCcataaaattgaataattattccatagTTTAATTGgtatgatttttaatttttgaatagccattcctctaaaaaaaattagaggaataATAGATATTCCTTTAAAAATAGactatattttctttaaaatacctacactattttatttttagaatctGTCTCCGGTCGTCGGAGTTATATATCCACTAGCCACTAGAGATTACTGATAGCAAGAATTCATCGCGGGAGTTCTACCTTCTTAAACAAATGGAATATCATAAAATGTGAgtattttaatagttttagttttattccAATAAAAATAGATGTGTTGTCGTGAATAACTATTAATTCaacattattaattatatttctaaaaataaGTATTCCGCATAGAAGACGCTTCCATGGAACCTGCCATTACAAGGCCGTGAACAACTTGGGTTTGCTTTCCTTTCACGTGCGAAAAAAGCAAACTTCCAATACACGACTTAGACATTGACCGGAGACCCGCTTTGGACTCATCTCATTCTCGGTCGTAGTAACTTAGGTTTGGGCAATTTGAGCAACTAAAATACTGTCGTAAAATATATTGAATTGCAAAACTTAGGGCACTTGTGTCTTTTCCATCGTTAATAACGCGGCATTCCACCCCCCCCCACCACGAAATACGAATTACGATTGCGCTTACATAACTATCATGACGTCACTTCAACCAATTTGGTAGCTTTTCTAACAAGATACTCGGAGATAAAGATGGTAGATATAAATCCCATTATTACATGGTGTAATGAGTGGTCTATACGAGagagcattaaaaaaaaaattactgattTCTACGTTTTTAACCTTCAATATATGTTAAaaggtcatgtcaaaaaaaatttctaacatATCAGATATCATAACACCTCAAAAAacactagtaaaaaaaaaaagtagtttttttgtagttatATTCTCAATCATGCAAAATTTTCAGCTTGGGAAGCAATAGCTAAGCAAGCTAATCGAAGGGCCTACCTGTTGGCTAAATGGTCAGCATCACACAAATCTTTTGACTACTACCCTTGACGTGTTTGATAGatcttctctgtttttttttttaagtttgtttgATAATTCTTAGttagagagaaaatgaaagaagaagcTAGCGATGAAATGAGAAATGATCAGGGAAGTGAAGTTTGAAGCGTAAACAACAAGTAGGATCCATCAGTCAAACAACATGCTCTAAACGTTTCACGTGAGCAATCTTCCACTTCTCACCAAGACTTGGACACAATCATGAGGGGTTTTAACCACACTTCACCTCTCTTCATCCTAACCTTATTAtatattcaagttttttaacatctcttatttatcaatttaatctttctaattgtgacaatatttaTCTTAAGAAGATTTTATCAATTAATGTAcgttaattttgaaaaaatctgtATGTAAAAGCAATTGTAATAAgtattcttaataaaattttataagcAATACATGTATTTGGAAAATAATCAACTCTTTTTTATATGAACACTAGCTTTATTCTATTTGTAAAACttcttttaaaagttttttgttctgaaaataaatctaaaacatCTTTAATTATGATAATAAATATCAcgttttaaataactttttgcAAACTATCAACTTAATTACTCATTAATGACAAATTTAGATATTTATTTTCTCCCAAGTGGGTGTACATTATGGCATTACTTGATGCAGTACACTGCATGTGACAGtatgttttctcaaaattaaacAATGGCCAACCAGTCAATCACGACAAGTTgagaaaaaaaaacgaaatcaTAGATAAGGAATACTGCATTGGGTTATTGTTGCAAGTATCTTAGGCATTGAATTTCCATGAATGTGgcttttcatctttttaatttttgtagtcTCCCTAAAGTCTTGGGCATTAAACTTTTTCTATGCAACCATTTTTTCACCATACTTGGGACTTTAAttagataatatttattaattttttaaaacataattagggctttaaaccttttttttttttttttttaatacaggAGGGACCTTAAATTATTATAACACTCCAGTCACATATTAAGAAGACGGCAAGTAGTTCACATAGAATgaatagtttataaaaataatcctACAATATTGTATAATCATTTTTGAATGATAACTCAAATGTGACTAATGTATTTTTCCTAGATcgttataattatattattaatatttaggggccatatatatattttattggcAGCCTTAAGCAACTTTCGAATTGATGTAATGGAAGAGCCGCCTCTAATTTCTTGAGAATAAGCGAGTGGGTGCCGGATCCACCTCCTCGAGCACCTTGAGCTTCTACTTCCTCTCatattttttctccaaattttataaattgcaAGAAGTTTCAGGGAAATGCTGTCTAACAGAAACAAACTCCAATGATTTGTGGGTGCCCAGTGGAGAGCCAAAAAGTCAAGCCTAGCTTGGGCAACGAGAGGAGTCTAGGCAAAAGCCTAATCCTGTATTTAATATGGACTGCAAATTTTGTCGATTTGTAGCCTATAAAGCTAATTAAATCCCCTAATAAAGTTCAGAAGGATCATGCTTCGCTGGACCTGAAATTAGCGCAAGGATTTCCAGAAGATTCAGTCCAGAGCCAAATGGTGCGAATTGGATGCCCACTGGTGACCCAAAAAGACAAGCCTAACTTCAGCTGCGAGAGGAGTCTTAAACAACGCCTATTTTCCCATTTTTTACATGGACTGCAATTTTGTCGATTTTTAGGCTAAAATGCCAAATCCCCTAATTATAAAGTTACAGATTAAGGATCATGTTTTGCTGGGTTGAAG from Corylus avellana chromosome ca1, CavTom2PMs-1.0 encodes the following:
- the LOC132189203 gene encoding uncharacterized protein LOC132189203, producing the protein MDAWAMGHAKFQKCSFSGQDFRQLLGYLFDRCGQKEIKQFSGMSRRLWLGINDLIHGGTLTDPKVIIAQTKQAIVDFTLVHGHDNATMITRVEQTTASWQAPVMGWAKANCDAALARQHGRMGLGVVIRDSRENMQAAGCVVQNGCLAPAAAEAMVILLAIRLCHELSLSRVHFEGDAKSMIDSVNSVETDNSWMGHIIEDIKLELRAFQQWQPTFIRRKGNQVVHLLAKHVLEYDQELCWRDIP